From a single Lytechinus variegatus isolate NC3 chromosome 9, Lvar_3.0, whole genome shotgun sequence genomic region:
- the LOC121421839 gene encoding uncharacterized protein LOC121421839, protein MNVNAIIVFIAPSISEDCTYSLLPILIGSTVVLFLILLAVTIGWVISQISKYCSSKPGSDSKINHTYLDFIQDRTPADHVNNLPVIPTMSGASTVALINTTSHEKVGDSRNTIMYETIPTSDEDKIGYFSDSDIDANGYVLPNPPKNLKGEEYFMHKNEMIWDVSKTLVDENGYRVPNVCN, encoded by the exons atgaatgtTAATGCAATTATAGTCTTTATTGCTCCATCAATTTCAGAGGACTGTACGTATAGCCTATTGCCCATACTGATCGGATCAACTGTGGTCTTATTTCTAATTCTTCTTGCTGTGACGATAGGCTGGGTCATCTCTCAGATTTCTAAGTACTGTTCGAGTAAGCCTGGCAGTGATTCGAAG ATAAACCACACTTACCTGGACTTTATACAAGATCGCACCCCTGCAGATCACGTTAATAATTTACCAGTAATACCAACAATGAGCGGGGCTTCGACAGTGGCTTTGATAAACACCACTTCGCATGAGAAAGTAGGGGACAGTCGTAATACAATCATGTACGAAACAATCCCAACAAGTGATGAAGATAAAATAGGATACTTTTCAGACTCTGACATTGATGCTAATGGTTATGTTCTTCCTAATCCTCCGAAAAATTTGAAAGGAGAGGAGTACTTCAtgcacaaaaatgaaatgatttgggACGTGAGCAAGACGTTAGTGGACGAAAATGGATACCGTGTTCCGAATGTATGCAATTGA
- the LOC121421491 gene encoding alpha-1A adrenergic receptor-like, with amino-acid sequence MKMEYYTLFNQTRFLLYDYPGKNIFYFSFCLPMILILFIGNVIVIATVFTYNSLKKPTYLILTSLAVTDLLTSVIAIPMEIYRRTNVNDITCSARWEVYLLGMTYICGFDSMLHMVMVTFDRYVAVVKPLRYNALVTKERIAIAVVIGWIISVFSVIGQAVIYHSKETVPSAICVGIRYDPDIYSILLDLTIFVMTTTSGMTMIILNAVILRTAIRQLRRIADVERALDNATGGSESREEAARKMKACKVIICVVTAFIICHTPIGIMHLCFAVSDSVLLNGVMNEISFVLYLISSAVNPLIYCLVDRVFRECAWRMLSSRAVRLYQRDNGQTSDGVVSLA; translated from the coding sequence ATGAAGATGGAATATTATACCCTTTTTAATCAAACAAGATTTCTACTTTACGATTATCCGGGAAAGAATATCTTTTACTTTAGCTTTTGCCTTCCGATGATTCTCATCCTCTTCATTGGTAACGTAATCGTCATAGCAACGGTTTTTACTTACAACAGTTTAAAGAAACCAACTTACTTGATCCTAACAAGTCTCGCTGTAACCGATCTCCTCACAAGCGTGATCGCGATACCCATGGAGATATACCGTCGGACAAATGTGAACGATATCACTTGCTCGGCGCGATGGGAGGTCTATTTATTGGGAATGACGTACATCTGTGGGTTTGACTCGATGCTTCACATGGTAATGGTCACGTTTGATCGCTATGTCGCCGTAGTGAAGCCGCTCCGATACAACGCATTGGTGACAAAGGAACGCATAGCAATCGCAGTGGTGATTGGATGGATAATATCCGTCTTCTCGGTTATCGGTCAGGCTGTAATCTATCATAGCAAGGAAACGGTCCCATCGGCTATCTGTGTTGGAATCCGATACGATCCGGATATTTACTCGATTTTGTTGGACCTTACCATATTCGTAATGACTACAACATCGGGCATGACCATGATTATCTTAAACGCAGTCATCCTGAGGACTGCGATCAGACAGCTTCGACGGATCGCCGACGTTGAACGTGCTTTGGACAACGCAACCGGTGGCTCGGAAAGCCGGGAGGAAGCGGCTAGAAAGATGAAAGCGTGCAAGGTGATTATCTGCGTAGTGACCGCGTTCATTATCTGTCATACACCAATCGGGATCATGCATCTTTGTTTCGCCGTTTCAGACAGCGTTTTACTGAACGGAGttatgaatgaaatatcatttgttttgtatCTGATCAGTTCGGCGGTCAACCCACTCATTTATTGCCTCGTTGATCGCGTTTTCAGGGAATGCGCATGGCGCATGCTCAGTTCACGTGCCGTCAGATTGTATCAAAGAGACAACGGTCAGACATCGGATGGTGTTGTTAGCCTTGCCTAA
- the LOC121421736 gene encoding aggrecan core protein-like, protein MTVAEVVPNSCRATCGSITSANGDVITLLPVPAAPVMNVLRMNVRSATFVCLLPGADTTSTISASPTQASSTLTTLPSPSSPKSLSLTKTIQSSKKITSVSTTPSTPSSGNTSISAPLLTMSALTSTAATHTSLTTTTQPTLTTKTSALSSFTSIASSSATSSTASGTPTTLSTISTSTNPLTPTTPTKSCAESWSYYDGWCYAYFRDPVNFATALWTCRTIAGLEADLVSIHSAAENAFVYDLWVSLEEYIGAFLWIGYHKPTNAPLEQPFVWTDGSPDDYDLWGPTQPDNIGGIENCVSFWGAEGDPVKLWHDVPCDTIAAPFVCKAAI, encoded by the exons ATGACAGTTGCCGAAGTGGTGCCGAACTCCTGCCGAGCCACGTGCGGTTCCATAACATCGGCCAATGGTGACGTCATCACTTTGCTACCAGTACCCGCTGCTCCTGTTATGAATGTGTTGAGAATGAACGTTCGTTCTGCAACGTTTGTATGCCTTCTTCCAG gAGCTGATACCACTTCAACGATCTCAGCATCTCCAACCCAAGCCTCATCAACTCTAACCACTCTGCCATCCCCATCAAGTCCTAAGAGCCTCTCATTAACTAAaacaatccaatcatctaaaaaaatcacatcAGTCTCGACAACGCCGTCAACACCATCATCAGGAAATACATCAATATCTGCACCCTTATTAACCATGTCAGCATTAACATCAACAGCCGCAACTCATACTTCATTAACTACAACAACACAACCGACCCTTACAACAAAAACGTCGGCGCTTTCATCATTTACATCAATCGCGTCATCTTCAGCGACGTCCTCAACAGCTTCAGGAACACCAACAACCTTATCAACTATATCAACATCAACAAATCCATTGACACCCACAACTCCGACGAAGTCTTGCGCCGAATCCTGGTCGTACTATGACGGGTGGTGCTATGCCTATTTCCGGGATCCAGTCAATTTTGCCACCGCCTTGTGGACGTGTCGGACGATTGCGGGTTTGGAAGCCGATTTGGTCTCAATACACAGTGCCGCTGAGAATGCGTTCGTCTATGACTTATGGGTGAGCTTG GAGGAATACATTGGTGCTTTCTTATGGATTGGATATCATAAACCGACGAATGCGCCTCTGGAACAACCCTTCGTTTGGACCGACGGGTCACCGGATGATTACGACTTGTGGGGACCAACGCAGCCCGACAATATTGGAGGAATCGAAAACTGCGTGTCTTTCTGGGGTGCCGAAGGTGACCCGGTGAAGCTTTGGCACGACGTGCCGTGTGATACTATCGCTGCCCCCTTCGTCTGCAAGGCAGCTATCTAA